A region of Fusobacteriaceae bacterium DNA encodes the following proteins:
- a CDS encoding flavocytochrome c, whose protein sequence is MKKNTILMVVVSVIVVIILMLLDGLKGSGSKYIGQADGYGGASNPIKVEVSLDADKKITDIRVLSHGETDGIGTMAIDMLPAQIVNTQTVDVDNVAGASISSGGLKRAILDALASGGLDIAKYQKGASVASAPAKAEPAKTEPAKVEAAKAEPEKTEAAKPEEPPFDPGHKDAVIDVLVIGGGGAGMTSAIAAAEKGAHVVLLEKMPILGGNTTYSTGGINAANTDLQREAGITDDSEEIFYEDTMKGGHNKNNPELVKTLTENAKNAVTWLIERGMDLKEVGMFGGASKKRIHKPTGGKAIGPVLVAALKKKAEDLKIDIRLENKVIKLLKINGRVVGAEVDNKGHFYRIFAKSVIIATGGFGANPEMVSQYNPSLKGFGSTNSKGITGDGIKLVGDAGGQLVDMELIQTHPTVVHQAADMITEGIRGDGAILVNREGKRFINELKTRDVVSEAILAQTGGSAFLVYDQEVADKAAAYKGYVKFAKQGNTIEELAKNAGINEADLVTTMKLVAQYAENQSDPDFQNDKGLVKPLTKAPFYAIEISPAVHHTMGGVKINTKGEVLGADGNPVAGLFAAGEVTGGVHGDNRLGGNAVADIVVFGRIAGDNAADYAKSISAATDPGKLEAYLKDLNDALKEYNIVVELINDQLRLLLPGGLTFDVGSAALKEDFKKSLDAISVVLNKYPDTAVFVTGYTDNTGAKEANKKLSEDRAKSVVDYMISKQVDGDRFYSEGYGELHPVASNATDEGKAKNRRVEIRVLTSY, encoded by the coding sequence ATGAAAAAAAACACGATCCTGATGGTTGTCGTGTCCGTAATTGTCGTAATCATCCTGATGTTGCTGGATGGCCTCAAAGGCAGCGGCAGTAAGTACATCGGCCAGGCCGACGGCTACGGCGGAGCGAGCAATCCCATCAAAGTAGAAGTTTCTTTGGACGCGGACAAAAAAATCACCGATATCCGGGTTCTCTCCCACGGAGAGACCGACGGGATCGGAACGATGGCAATCGACATGCTGCCCGCGCAAATCGTGAATACCCAGACCGTCGACGTCGACAACGTCGCGGGAGCGTCTATTTCCAGCGGCGGCTTGAAAAGAGCAATTTTGGACGCGTTGGCAAGCGGCGGTCTCGATATTGCCAAATATCAGAAAGGGGCGTCTGTGGCGAGCGCTCCGGCCAAAGCGGAGCCCGCCAAAACCGAGCCCGCCAAAGTGGAAGCGGCCAAGGCCGAGCCTGAGAAAACCGAAGCGGCAAAGCCGGAAGAACCGCCGTTCGATCCCGGCCATAAGGACGCCGTCATTGACGTACTCGTCATCGGCGGAGGCGGCGCCGGCATGACATCGGCCATCGCCGCGGCCGAAAAGGGCGCACATGTTGTCTTGCTTGAAAAAATGCCCATTCTGGGCGGCAACACGACCTATTCCACGGGCGGCATCAACGCGGCCAACACGGATCTCCAGCGGGAGGCCGGCATAACGGACGATTCGGAAGAGATTTTTTACGAGGACACCATGAAGGGCGGCCACAACAAAAACAATCCCGAGCTCGTCAAGACCCTGACCGAAAACGCCAAAAACGCCGTTACCTGGCTGATCGAACGGGGGATGGACCTCAAGGAAGTCGGCATGTTCGGCGGGGCCAGCAAGAAGAGAATCCACAAGCCCACAGGCGGAAAGGCCATCGGGCCCGTCCTCGTGGCGGCGCTCAAGAAAAAAGCCGAAGACCTCAAAATCGATATCCGGCTTGAAAACAAAGTCATCAAGCTACTCAAGATCAACGGCCGCGTCGTAGGGGCCGAAGTGGACAACAAAGGGCATTTCTACAGAATCTTCGCCAAATCGGTCATCATCGCCACAGGCGGTTTCGGGGCCAACCCCGAAATGGTTTCCCAATATAACCCCAGCCTCAAGGGCTTCGGCAGCACAAACAGCAAAGGCATAACGGGCGACGGCATAAAGCTTGTGGGCGACGCAGGCGGGCAACTGGTCGATATGGAACTGATCCAGACCCACCCGACCGTGGTGCACCAGGCCGCCGATATGATTACGGAAGGCATCCGAGGCGACGGCGCGATCCTCGTCAACCGCGAGGGAAAGCGCTTCATCAATGAACTGAAGACCCGGGACGTCGTTTCCGAAGCGATTCTGGCCCAGACCGGCGGCAGCGCCTTCCTCGTCTATGACCAGGAAGTGGCCGACAAGGCCGCGGCCTACAAGGGTTACGTAAAATTCGCGAAGCAGGGCAATACCATAGAGGAACTGGCGAAAAACGCCGGGATCAATGAGGCGGATCTCGTGACGACCATGAAGCTCGTGGCCCAGTACGCGGAAAATCAGTCGGATCCCGATTTCCAGAACGACAAAGGACTTGTGAAGCCGCTGACCAAAGCGCCTTTCTACGCCATCGAAATTTCCCCCGCCGTGCATCATACCATGGGCGGCGTCAAGATCAACACAAAGGGCGAAGTGCTGGGCGCTGACGGTAATCCCGTGGCGGGACTCTTCGCCGCCGGTGAAGTGACCGGAGGCGTTCACGGGGATAACCGTCTCGGCGGAAACGCCGTCGCGGACATCGTCGTATTCGGAAGAATCGCCGGAGACAACGCCGCCGATTACGCCAAGTCCATCTCCGCAGCTACGGATCCGGGAAAACTGGAGGCTTACCTCAAAGACCTGAATGACGCCCTCAAGGAATACAATATCGTCGTCGAGCTGATCAATGACCAGCTGCGGCTGCTCCTGCCGGGCGGGCTGACCTTTGACGTCGGCAGCGCGGCCCTCAAAGAGGACTTCAAGAAATCTCTTGACGCCATCAGCGTGGTGCTGAACAAATATCCCGATACGGCCGTATTCGTGACCGGCTATACGGACAATACCGGCGCCAAGGAAGCGAACAAGAAACTTTCCGAAGACCGGGCGAAGAGCGTCGTGGACTACATGATCTCCAAGCAAGTGGACGGCGACCGCTTCTATTCGGAAGGCTATGGCGAACTTCACCCCGTCGCGAGCAACGCCACCGATGAGGGAAAAGCCAAAAACAGACGCGTCGAGATTCGCGTACTGACCTCCTACTAA
- a CDS encoding SIMPL domain-containing protein has translation MKKILVAILLALDGTLAMAQESVLNLNLDAGKYTAEQVQLLKLQYERESLQYGGQYIRIGALDNMVGSGTIQMNPEFFYLTFELKTNASKFSMGDSKTAKLKATEENTKVMTEFKNFLTKEIGVKPENMETLQYGVVTTSGTVKDSADVVHRLKVKFDIAAKIGDVYKKIEPTDIVVLDEPQYGVSEKTRKASKLLAYEIAMGDALDQAAAIAKAGRFEVGDVRYVQENTARPIQYRQSQANARMAVFDAAASPAAAADEDFSVPISVVQEMKIQMTLIVSFDMIKKVGQR, from the coding sequence ATGAAAAAAATCCTTGTCGCAATTCTGCTTGCCTTGGACGGAACCCTCGCCATGGCGCAAGAATCCGTTCTCAACCTCAATCTGGACGCCGGAAAATACACGGCCGAACAGGTACAGCTCCTGAAGCTCCAATATGAACGGGAGAGCCTCCAATACGGCGGCCAGTATATCCGGATCGGCGCTCTCGACAACATGGTCGGCAGCGGTACGATCCAGATGAATCCGGAGTTTTTTTATCTGACCTTTGAGCTTAAGACCAACGCGAGCAAGTTTTCCATGGGCGACAGCAAAACCGCGAAACTCAAGGCCACGGAAGAAAATACGAAAGTCATGACGGAATTCAAGAATTTTCTCACCAAAGAAATCGGCGTGAAGCCGGAAAACATGGAAACGCTTCAATACGGCGTCGTCACCACATCAGGGACCGTAAAGGACTCGGCCGACGTCGTGCACCGGCTCAAAGTCAAGTTTGACATCGCCGCAAAAATCGGAGACGTCTATAAAAAAATCGAACCCACGGATATCGTGGTCCTGGACGAACCGCAATACGGCGTATCGGAAAAGACCCGGAAGGCGTCGAAACTGCTTGCCTATGAGATCGCCATGGGCGACGCCCTCGATCAAGCCGCCGCCATTGCCAAAGCCGGACGTTTTGAGGTAGGCGACGTCCGCTATGTGCAGGAAAACACCGCGCGCCCCATTCAGTATCGCCAGAGTCAGGCCAATGCCCGCATGGCCGTCTTTGACGCGGCGGCCTCGCCGGCGGCAGCGGCCGACGAGGATTTCTCCGTTCCCATTTCCGTCGTTCAGGAAATGAAAATTCAGATGACCCTCATCGTTTCCTTCGATATGATTAAAAAGGTCGGTCAACGTTAA
- a CDS encoding manganese efflux pump MntP family protein, protein MRLIELVLIGIGLSMDAFAISIALGLSVPRAGIREIAMPGIYFGGFQALMPAVGYYAGTRFVDRIKFLDHWIALFALGIIGINMIRESFSKEASVQYSYNWGKMLVLAFATSIDAFVVGVTLAFLAVGIFRAAFVIGFVTLLICMAGVVIGRLFGARYQRKAEFFGGLVLVALGLKIFVEHVFL, encoded by the coding sequence TTGCGCTTAATTGAACTTGTGTTGATCGGTATCGGCCTTTCCATGGACGCCTTCGCGATCTCCATCGCTTTGGGACTCTCGGTCCCGAGGGCGGGCATCCGGGAAATCGCCATGCCGGGAATTTATTTCGGAGGCTTCCAGGCCCTGATGCCTGCCGTCGGCTATTACGCTGGGACGCGCTTCGTGGATCGGATCAAGTTTCTCGACCACTGGATCGCTCTGTTCGCACTGGGCATTATCGGGATCAACATGATCCGGGAGAGTTTTTCGAAGGAAGCTTCCGTCCAGTACAGCTACAATTGGGGGAAAATGTTGGTTTTGGCATTCGCGACCAGTATTGACGCCTTTGTGGTGGGGGTCACCCTCGCCTTTCTTGCCGTGGGCATATTCCGCGCGGCTTTCGTCATCGGGTTCGTGACGCTTTTGATCTGCATGGCGGGCGTCGTGATCGGCCGTCTCTTCGGGGCCAGGTATCAGCGCAAAGCTGAATTTTTCGGCGGCCTTGTACTCGTCGCCCTCGGTCTCAAGATCTTTGTGGAGCATGTGTTTCTGTAA
- the rpsF gene encoding 30S ribosomal protein S6 — translation MKRYELMFIINPILTEEAREAAIEKACDILKASGGNILKADKWGERKLAYPIDKKKTGFYVLVTFEIEGTALTEVERKLNIVEEIMRYILVKQDD, via the coding sequence ATGAAGCGATACGAACTGATGTTCATCATCAACCCCATTCTGACCGAGGAAGCGCGGGAAGCGGCCATCGAGAAAGCCTGCGACATATTGAAGGCTTCCGGCGGCAACATCCTCAAAGCCGACAAATGGGGAGAACGGAAATTGGCTTATCCGATTGATAAGAAAAAAACAGGTTTCTATGTTTTGGTCACTTTTGAGATCGAAGGAACCGCGCTGACGGAAGTCGAAAGAAAGCTCAACATCGTTGAGGAAATCATGCGCTATATCCTGGTCAAACAAGACGACTAG
- the rpsR gene encoding 30S ribosomal protein S18 — translation MPEYRRKRAKLRVKAEEIDYKNVDLLKRFVSDKGKINPSRVTGANAKLQRKIAKAVKRARNIALIPYTRTEK, via the coding sequence ATGCCGGAATACAGAAGAAAGAGAGCGAAACTTCGGGTAAAGGCAGAGGAAATTGATTATAAAAACGTGGACCTTTTGAAAAGGTTCGTTTCCGACAAAGGAAAGATCAATCCCTCCCGCGTTACCGGCGCCAACGCCAAATTGCAGCGGAAAATCGCCAAAGCGGTCAAGCGCGCGAGAAACATCGCCCTGATCCCTTATACCAGAACGGAAAAATAA